The following DNA comes from Methanobacterium sp..
AAGAATCACGTGCAGAGGCCAAATCCCTCATGAGGGTACAGGAACACATCCTGTCGCCACGTTTCGGAGGACCAATCATTGGGGGGATACACGATCACATTTCCGGGGCCTACCTACTCACCAGGGAAGGATCTGCCTTCCAGGAAGATGTAGTGTTCCAGATGCTTAAAAAATCTCAGTTACCATTACCCAAACCAAGGAATATGGAATGGACTGGTAAAGAGATATTCAGCTTACTCCTACCCAAAGACCTTAACATGGTATACAAAGCAGAAATCTGCCGTAAATGTGACGAATGCCTCAGGCAGGACTGTAAAAACGATGCATATGTGGTTATAGAGAATGGTGAGCTCAAATCTGGAGCCATAGATGAAAAAGCTTATGGTGCGTTCTCCGGCAAAATCCTGGACTCCATTGTTAAGGAGTACGGAACCGACCGTGCCCGAGAATTCCTGGATGCAGCCACCAAACTGGCTATCTCCGGTATTATGAAACGGGGATTCACCACCAGTACTGCAGATGAGGAAATACCACGAGAAGCACAGGACCGTATTGAGGAATTACTCTCCAAGGCTGAACAGAAAGTGGAAATGCTCATTGAAGCATACCATAACGATGAATTGGAAGCCCTTCCGGGCCGTAGTCTCCGAGAAACCCTGGAGATGAAGATCATGCAAGTATTGGGTGAGGCCAGGGACAAGTCCGGTGAAATAGCAGAAAGCTACTTTGGAATGGACAACCACGCAGTTATCATGGCACTAACCGGTGCCAGAGGTTCTATGCTGAACCTGACTCAGATTGCAGCATGTGTAGGGCAGCAATCTGTTCGTGGTGGTCGTATTGAGAGGGGTTACAGTAAAAGAACTCTGCCTCACTTCCAGGAAGGTGAGCTCGGTGCTAAGGCAAGTGGATTTGTGCACTCCAGTTATAAAACTGGACTGGACCCCCTGGAATTCTTCTTCCACGCCATGGGAGGACGTGAAGGGCTGGTGGATACTGCTATCCGTACAGCACAGAGTGGTTACATGCAACGCCGACTGGTGAACGCACTGCAGGATCTATCGGTCAACACCGATAAAACAGTGCGGGACAACCGAGGAGTGGTCATCCAGACTCACTACGGTGAAGATGGAATAGACCCCGCCAAGAGCGACTACGGAAAAGTAGCCGACATCGATAGATTAATAGAGGAAATGCGAATCAAAGCCAAATCCGGCAAATAAAGCATTAAACCGATTATAACCAAAATAGGATTCAATGAACGTACATTTACACACAGGGTATTTAAAAATTCAGGTGGTTTTGTGGACATAGAGAAAGTTGAAAAGCTGGTCAAAAAGAAAAGAGCCAAGTTCCCAGAGAAACTCATCCAGGAAATAGCTGAAGCTGCCCAAAGGCACGAGCTGAGCGATGACGAACTGGACGAACTGGTAAAAGAAATTAAAAGAGCCTACATACGGTCTGAAGTAGAGTCTGGTGAGGCAGTAGGTACAGTAGCTGCCCAATCAGTGGGAGAACCAGGTACCCAGATGACCATGCGTACCTTTCACTATGCTGGAGTGGCTGAACTAAACGTTACCCTGGGGTTACCCCGACTCATCGAGATTGTGGACGCCCGTAAAAAGATATCCACACCAACCATGGCCATATACTTCGACGAAGACCATGCCAGTGATGAGGAGTTCATAAGAACCATTGCCAACCGGATAGGTAAGATAACATTCAATGACATCCTCAACGACTTCAACGTCAACTACGCCAGTATGAACATGAGCGTGGAGATAGATGATGAGCAGGTGAAGGAGAAACGACTGGACTATGATGAGGTCATAGCCAAGATAGAAAAAACTTTTAAAAGTGTAGAAATAAATAACAACTTGCTGAGTTTTGAACCCAAAATTACAGAATCTAAACATGCCATCAGGGAACTTCGACTTTTAGCTGACAAGGTTCGCGATCTCCAGATAAGTGGAATTAAGAACATAGGAAAGGTCGTGATCCGAAAAGAAGGGCAGGAATGGGTTATACACACCGAAGGTTCAAACCTGGGAGCCGTCCTGAAAATGGAGGGTGTTGACCCCGTGCGAACTACCACCAATGATATTCATGAGGTGGAAAAGGTTCTGGGAGTAGAAGCCGCCCGTAACTCCATAATCCACGAGGCCCAGACCACCATGGAAGAGCAGGGATTAACTGTGGACGTGCGTCACATCATGCTGGTGGCAGATATGATGACAGCCGACGGTATAGTCAAATCCATAGGCCGGCACGGGATCAGCGGTGAAAAAGCCAGTGTACTGGCCAGAGCATCCTTCGAGGAGACAGGTAAACACCTTCTCCGGGCCAGCATCAGGGGTGAGGTGGACCATCTCACCGGAATAATAGAGAACATTATAATCGGGCAGCCAATACCACTGGGAACAGGGTCAGTTGGTGTCATCATGAAAGAGAAATAAGGAGGCAGTAGATGGACGTAGAGAGAGGAATTCGAGTAGCAGTAGATACAGGAAATGTCACACTGGGATCCAGTAAAACAATCCAGGCTCTGAAGCTTGGAAAAGGAAAACTGGTTATCATCGCAGAAAATTGCCCAAAAGAGGTAACCGAAGATGTGATGCAGTACTCCAAATTATCCCAAATCCCGGTTTACACCTTCCAGGGTACCAGCGTGGACTTAGGATCTGTGTGTGGGAAACCATTCACCGTGGCCACCATGATGGTCAACGATCCTGGAGATTCCACCATACTGGAAATAGTGGGGTAAGACTGTGACCATCAAATTCAGCACCCATGAGATTAGATACATCGCCCTCTTCGAGAGCATGACCGGAGCAACAGTAAAAGATTGCCTGGTGGATGATGAAAACGGTAAAATCACCTTCCTGGTTAAAAAGGGAGACATGGGTCTGGCCATAGGAAAAAGAGGAAGCACCGTAGCCAAGGTGCAGAAAACTGTGGACAAGGGTGTGGAGGTAATCGAACACTCTGATGACCCTGCAGAATTCATAGCCAACCTGGTGGCCCCTGCAAAGATAAGGAGCATACGTATACTCCAAAAAGAAAACGGGGAGAAAATAGCCACATTAGAGGCCGATTCACGCAATAAACGCACCGCCATAGGAAAAGGCGGGCAGAATATTGAAAGAGCCCGGGTACTGGCCAAAAGGCAGCACAATATAAATAATATAGTTATAAAATAGTAAAAAACCGATTAAGCAGATCCAATTACACTGATCATCCCTGATCCAGGGAACCCCCTATCTATTAGAAGATCAGGGATTTGTCATAGTATTAATGTTAACAAGGAGGAATTTCATTTGCCAGGATTATTCGCAGCAAAAAAGCTTAAAAAGAATCGACAAAACTTCCGGTGGAAAGACACCGAGTACAAGAGGAAAGCACTGGGCCTAGATATTAAAGCCGACCCATTAGGAGGCGCACCCCAAGCACGGGGAATTGTCATCGAAAAAGTGGGAATCGAAGCAAAACAGCCCAACTCTGCCATCAGGAAGTGTGTACGAGTACAACTCATAAAAAACGGTAAACAACTCACTGCATTCGCCCCAGGAGACGGAGCCATAGGATTCATCGATGAACACGACGAAGTGGTCATTGAAGGAATCGGTGGACCATCCGGAAGATCCATGGGAGACATTCCAGGTGTACGCTGGAAAGTCACCAAAGTGAACAACGTGGCCCTTGAACAAATGGTTAAGGGTAAAATTGAAAAACCAGTGAGATAAGCGAGGTTATGATATGAGCTTCAAAGTCTTTGACAGTTGGGAACTGGAAGAAGTCACAGTAGAAGACCTGGGACTGGTCAACTACATCTGCCTGGACGAAATAATGGTCCCCCATACCATGGGAAGGCACGTTAAGCGACAGTTCGCCAAATCAAGAGTATCAATAGTAGAAAGATTAATGAATAAAATAATGAGGACCCATAGGAACTCAGGTAAGAAAAACAAGGCTTATGACATTGTGAAAGAAGCATTGATAGTTATAAACCAGCGTACCAAAGAAAATCCTCTACAGACACTGGTTAAAGCGGTGGAAAACGCAGCACCCCGTGAAGAAACCACCCGTATCAAATACGGTGGAATCGGTTACCAAGTAGCAGTGGACATAGCACCACAGCGCAGGGTGGACCTTGCCATTGGTTTCATAACCAAAGGAGCCCTCCAGTCAGCCTTCAAACGGAAAAAATCCGCTGGAGAATGCCTGGCAGAGGAACTGTTACTGGCAGCAGAAGCAGACACCAGAAGCTTCTCCGTCGGGAAAAAAGAGGAAAAAGAGCGAGTGGCCAGATCAGCCCATTAAGGTTGATTATCCAACTCATTTTAAAGGGTGAATTGTATGAGCAGACGAGACAAGATGATCAGCAAGATCAAGGAACTGATGTACGAACCGGTTTACATCCGGAACATCGGTATCGTAGCCCACATCGACCACGGGAAAACCACCCTCTCCGACAACCTCCTGGCAGGAGCCGGTATGATCTCATCAGAACTTGCCGGAGATCAGCGTTTTCTGGACTTTGATGAACAGGAACAGGCCAGGGGAATCACCATTGATGCCGCAAACGTGTCCATGGTTCACAAGTACAAGGAAGATGATTACCTCATCAATCTCATAGACACACCAGGTCACGTGGACTTTGGAGGAGACGTAACCCGTGCCATGAGAGCAGTGGACGGAGCAGTGGTAGTGGTATGTGCAGTGGAAGGAATCATGCCCCAGACTGAAACTGTACTGCGTCAGGCCCTCAAAGAAAACGTACGACCAGTACTTTTCATAAACAAAGTGGACCGTTTAATCAACGAACTCAAACTGGACTCAGAAGAACTCCAGCAGAGATTCGTTAAGATCATTGCCAGCGCCAACAAGTTAATCAGTAACATGGCCCCTGAAGAACTTAAAAAGGAATGGCTGGTTAAGGTGGAAGATGGAAGCGTAGCCTTTGGATCCGCCTACCATAACTGGGCCATTAACGTGGACATCATGCAGAAAACCGGGATAAACTTCAATGACATCCTGGACTACTGTAACGAAGAAAGACAGAAGGAACTAGCCGAAAAAGTACCCCTCTCCGATGTATTACTGGGAATGGTGGTAGAACACTTACCAAGCCCCAACATATCCCAGGCCTACAGGGTGCCCAGCATCTGGTCTGGAGATATCGAAAGTGAGGAAGGACAGGGTATGATCAACACAGACCCTGACGGACCACTAGCAGTGATGGTAACCGACGTGAGTATTGATAAACACGCTGGTGAGATTGCCACTGGACGAGTATATGGTGGAACACTGGAAAAGGGAACTGAAATCTTCTTCGTAGGTTCACACGGAAAAGCACGAACCCAGCAAGTGGGAGTATACTTCGGACCAGAACGAGTGAACACTGACCGGGTCCCAGCAGGTAACATCGTTGCCATAACAGGAGCACGTAACGCTATGGCTGGGGAAACCATCTGTGACATTGACCGGAAGATAGAAGCATTCGAAGGCTTAGAACACATCTCCGAACCAGTGGTTACCGTAGCGGTGGAAGCTAAAAACACCAAAGACCTACCCAAACTTATTGAAGTACTACGGCAGGTTGGGAAGGAAGACCCCACTGTTAAGATGAAGATCAACGAGGAAACCGGTGAGCACCTGGTGGCAGGAATGGGTGAACTCCACCTGGAGATCATCACATACCGTATCAATGAGAAAGGTGTGGAAATTGAAACATCCGAGCCTATTGTGGTTTACCGGGAAACCATCGCCGGAACAGCCGGACCAGTTGAGGGTAAATCACCCAACAAACACAACCGTTTCTATCTAGAAATCGAGCCACTGGATGAAGCTCTTTACCAGGCCATAGTTGATGGAGACATCAAAGAGGGCCGAGTTAAAGGTAAAGAATTAATACCCAAATTCCAGGAATACGGACTACCCAAAGATCAGGCCAGGAAAGTATGGGATGTTTACGATAAGAGTATCTTCGTCAACATGACCCGTGGTATCCAGTACCTGGATGAGATCAAAGAACTACTCCTGGAAGGTTTCGAAAGTGCCATGGATGACGGGCCCATAGCTAAAGAAAGAGTAATGGGAATCAAGATCAAACTGATGGATGCCAAGATACACGAAGACGCCGTGCACAGAGGACCAGCACAGGTCCTACCAGCCATAAGGAAGGCAGTCTACGGTGCAATAATGATGGCAGAACCAGCACTCCTGGAACCCATCCAAAAGGTATTTATCAACACACCACAAGACTATATGGGATCAGCCACCCGTGAGATCCAGAACCGACGTGGTCAAATCATTGACATGTCCCAGGAAGGAGACATGTCAACAGTAGAATCAACAGTACCAGTAGCCGAGATGTTCGGATTCGCAGGAGACATCCGATCTGCTACAGAAGGTCGCTGTCTCTGGTCCACAGAGAGTGCAGGATTCGAAAGACTCCCACGCGAGCTTCAAAATACTATAATACGGGAAATCAGACAGCGTAAAGGCCTCAGTGACCAGCCTTATGGTCCTGACCATTACCTGGGATAAGTACGCAACCTTATTAGGATAAGTACTTAAACTATCCCAACCACTTATTTGATACCCCTTAATTTTTTGGGTAGTATTCCCTTAAATTGTGGGGGAATACCATACAAAATCTGGATAACACATAACCATTACTACAATGGTTCATCCAGATCACAAATGTTATACTGGTTAATTTAAATAGGGGAATAAATAAATCCAACCAGTACGCTTAGTAAGCTCTCTAAATATTATAGAAAGAGAATTTTATTGGAGGAATGTTTTATGGCTAAAGGAAAAGAACACATGAATTTGGCGTTTATCGGACACGTAGACCACGGTAAATCCACTATGGTGGGTCACCTTCTATTACAGTCCGGAGCTATCGCTGAACAACAGTTATCTGACGGAGAAAACAAGTTCAGATTCGTTATGGACAAATTGTCCGAAGAAAGAGAAAGAGGAGTGACCATCGACCTGGCCCACGCCAAGTTTGAAACTCCCAAGTACGAGTTCACCATTGTGGACTGTCCCGGTCACCGTGATTTCGTTAAAAACATGATCACCGGTGCATCACAGGCAGACGCTGCAGTACTGGTAGTAGCTATTGATGATGGGGTAATGCCTCAGACTAAGGAACACGCATTTCTAGCACGTACCCTCGGTATCAACCAGCTCATCATTGGTATAAACAAAATGGACCTGGTGGACTACAGTGAAGAAAAATTCAACGCACTCAAAGAAGAAGTTTCAGACCTGATTAAAACTGTGGCTTACAAGCCCAAAGATATCAACTTCATACCACTATCTGCATTTGAAGGGGACAACATAACCAAACCATCCGAAAACACCCCATGGTATAAGGGACCAAGTCTGGTTAAAGCATTGGACGAGTTCACTGCACCAGAAAAACCAACCCAACTACCACTACGAGTACCAGTCCAGGATGTATACTCCATCACTGGAGTGGGAACCGTACCAGTGGGCCGAGTGGAAACCGGTATCATGAAGAAAGCGGACAACGTTATCTTCGAACCACCAGGTGTAAGCGGAGAAGTAAAATCCATCGAAATGCACCACGAAATGCTGGATTCAGCAGAACCTGGTGACAACGTAGGATTCAACGTACGTGGAGTGGGTAAAAACGACATCCGCCGTGGAGACGTGGCCGGACACACCACCAACGCACCAACCGTTGCCAAAGAATTCACCGCACAGATTGTGGTCTTACAACACCCTGGTGTTATCACCGTGGGTTACACCCCCGTATTCCACTGTCACACCGCACAGGTTGCCTGTACCTTCCTGGAACTCCAGAAAAAACTGGACCCAGCTACTGGTCAGGTTAAAGAAGAAAACCCAGACTTCCTGAAAACCGGGGACGCAGCTTTCGTAGTAGTCAAACCTACCAAGCCAATGGTCATCGAGAAGATCAAGGACATACCACACATGGGCCGGTTCGCTATCCGTGATATGGGCCAGACTGTGGCTGCTGGTATGTGCATCGACCTGGTGCCAGCAAAATAGATTTGGGATAAATTTAATTGAAGGTAGACCGGGATCTTCCCGGTTTATGTTACCTTCTCTTTGTTTTTAATGGAGGAATAGACTAATGAACAAAGCTAGAATCAAACTCACCGGCACCGACCCAGAAAAACTGGCCTATGTATGTGACCAGCTCAAAAGAATTGCTGAAAGAACCGGTGTAGATCTCTCCGGACCAATACCATTACCCACCAAAAAACTGGTAGTACCCACCCGGAAATCACCGGATGGAGAAGGAAAAGCAACCTGGGAAAAATGGGAACTCCGGATCCACAAACGACTGGTAGGAATCGAAGCCGATGAACGAGCCATGAGACAGGTAATGAAAGTCAACGTACCTGACAACGTGAGCATCGAAATCGAACTCCGCAGTTAAGTTATTAAATAACTTAAACCAGGTAAAAAATAAACAAATATTCACAGCTGAAAACAACAGCTTAAAAAAATTACCCATATTTTATATATTTATTAATCTTTTTTCCTGGGATATACCAATCCCAAACCTTTTAATAGGTTGATAAACTAAAAGTAAATCGCTAGCCGGGATAGCCTAGCCAGGTAAGGCGCGGGACTTGAGATCCCGTGGAGCATGGCTCCTCCAGGGTTCAAATCCCTGTCCCGGCGTACTATATTTTTGGTTTCTCTTTTTAAGAACTACTTAAACTCTTCAATTCTTAAGACTATTATTATAGTTTTTATGGAATGTGATAATAGCATAAATTGTTGATAGGAGAATTTTCTATCATTCATCTATTGATAAAATGAGGAGTAATTTATGAAATCTAAATTAGAATTTTCTATAGTAAACATTTTTCTTAGTTTTTTTTATGTAACAGCAGATGGTGTGATTTCATTATAATAAACGATTTTGATTCTCAAAGATACCAATATTTAATTCATAAACATTTTCTCTAAGGGTTTTTCATATCAGAAAAATCATCATAACCATCATCTTTTCCAAGTTCTCTATAAATGACTTCGGGGTATATATAGTTTTCAATCTCCCTTTTTTCAAAATAAAAAATTTTCCGCCACTTAATTCACATTTAGATTTCCAATTTAATTTTCTTTGAGGAATGTTGTGACTATGATCTTCTCTGTCACTATCAATGACAACTCCAAATCGCTTGCTTAATCTACTTAAGGCATTTGCATCAACGAAATGTTTTAGGTTATCTCCACCATGTATTATGAAACCTATATCTTTATCGCTGAAATCTTCAGAAATTCGGCTATTTGCTTTCATTTTTGAAGCAATTTCACTAAAAAAATCCATATCATTTTTACCTTCAACAAAAATGCACGCTTTATAACTTGTTATTTGATCAGCTGGTTCAACTCCCAATTCTTCAGCAATTTCTGAAGCATCAAAATCAGATGATTGCTTAGCTTCTGCTATGCCCTTATTTCTTACAATGAGTGCAATACTGTCCATATTAGCTGAGCCTGCGAATACAGGAGAATGAGAAGTAATAATTATTTGGTGCCCCTCTTCTGCTATTTTTGCAAGTGAGTCAAACAATTCACGTTGAAGACCTGGATGAGGGGAGTTTTCAGGTTCTTCAATTCCGAAAATTAATCTTTCATCATCACGTTTATTTCCAGCCATATATTGGAAAAAAGATACCATTAAAAGTCGTCTTATACCACTACCACGTTCATCAATAGAATTTTTTACAGAAAATTTGTCTTCGCCTATTATGTCAAATTTAACGGATTTATCCCATAAAAGTCACTTTTTACTGTAAAATTTTTGAAGTCTTGATAGTGCTTTTTGAAATGCTCAAAAATTCCTTCAATTTCTTTTTGCAGTGCTGTTTCAATTTACCTTTTTCAAGTGGGATTTATATACCTTCTATCCATTATAAAATAAGTTCATATGAAAATAAATAAATATATGATGCTACACATTAATACAGGTATCATTATCAAATTTCATGATCTATTTTATATATTCTGAAAAGGAGGTAGGGAAATGAGTCGTGAAGTAACTTGCCCAGATTGTGGTGGTAGTGGAAAAGTGAGCTGCAGTGATTGTGGGGGTGAAGGAGGGGAGCACAAAACTTATGGAGGAGAGACAAAATGGTATTCCTGCAGTTATTGTGAGGGAACTGGGCGTAAAACTTGTTCAAGATGCAATGGATGGGGTAAAATAACTGTATTTGATTAAAAATTTTAGCTATAAAATAAAAAGAACAATTTACTGATGTAAAGTGACCGTAACTCAGTGATCTGCGGTGGGATATTGAAATTTCCGGGTTAAATTTTTTGAAAGGAGTTTTAACATCAATATCCCGAGTAAAAGAACAAATTCTGCTGATTTCACCAGAACAACATAAGAAGGGGCTAAAAGGTCAAATAGAACTTAATGAAAGGCAAATCATGATCATGGAATATATTAGTACCCGAGGAAAAATAACAAGTGCTGAAATTCAAAACACGTTTAGTATATCGCGTCAAGCAGCTCATAAAGAGATAAAAAAGCTTTTAGATATGGATTTAATAGAAAAAAAGGGTGAGAGCAAGGCAACACATTACATTTTTAAGTAGTTGACGCAATGGTTGACGCAATGGTTGACGCAAATAATTTTTTTTGGGCATGGATCCGATTAGGTTCATGATTAGGTTCATGATTAG
Coding sequences within:
- a CDS encoding NusA-like transcription termination signal-binding factor; its protein translation is MTIKFSTHEIRYIALFESMTGATVKDCLVDDENGKITFLVKKGDMGLAIGKRGSTVAKVQKTVDKGVEVIEHSDDPAEFIANLVAPAKIRSIRILQKENGEKIATLEADSRNKRTAIGKGGQNIERARVLAKRQHNINNIVIK
- a CDS encoding ATP-dependent endonuclease produces the protein MIGEDKFSVKNSIDERGSGIRRLLMVSFFQYMAGNKRDDERLIFGIEEPENSPHPGLQRELFDSLAKIAEEGHQIIITSHSPVFAGSANMDSIALIVRNKGIAEAKQSSDFDASEIAEELGVEPADQITSYKACIFVEGKNDMDFFSEIASKMKANSRISEDFSDKDIGFIIHGGDNLKHFVDANALSRLSKRFGVVIDSDREDHSHNIPQRKLNWKSKCELSGGKFFILKKGRLKTIYTPKSFIENLEKMMVMMIFLI
- the rpoA2 gene encoding DNA-directed RNA polymerase subunit A''; this translates as MDIEKVEKLVKKKRAKFPEKLIQEIAEAAQRHELSDDELDELVKEIKRAYIRSEVESGEAVGTVAAQSVGEPGTQMTMRTFHYAGVAELNVTLGLPRLIEIVDARKKISTPTMAIYFDEDHASDEEFIRTIANRIGKITFNDILNDFNVNYASMNMSVEIDDEQVKEKRLDYDEVIAKIEKTFKSVEINNNLLSFEPKITESKHAIRELRLLADKVRDLQISGIKNIGKVVIRKEGQEWVIHTEGSNLGAVLKMEGVDPVRTTTNDIHEVEKVLGVEAARNSIIHEAQTTMEEQGLTVDVRHIMLVADMMTADGIVKSIGRHGISGEKASVLARASFEETGKHLLRASIRGEVDHLTGIIENIIIGQPIPLGTGSVGVIMKEK
- the rpsJ gene encoding 30S ribosomal protein S10 gives rise to the protein MNKARIKLTGTDPEKLAYVCDQLKRIAERTGVDLSGPIPLPTKKLVVPTRKSPDGEGKATWEKWELRIHKRLVGIEADERAMRQVMKVNVPDNVSIEIELRS
- the tuf gene encoding translation elongation factor EF-1 subunit alpha, whose protein sequence is MAKGKEHMNLAFIGHVDHGKSTMVGHLLLQSGAIAEQQLSDGENKFRFVMDKLSEERERGVTIDLAHAKFETPKYEFTIVDCPGHRDFVKNMITGASQADAAVLVVAIDDGVMPQTKEHAFLARTLGINQLIIGINKMDLVDYSEEKFNALKEEVSDLIKTVAYKPKDINFIPLSAFEGDNITKPSENTPWYKGPSLVKALDEFTAPEKPTQLPLRVPVQDVYSITGVGTVPVGRVETGIMKKADNVIFEPPGVSGEVKSIEMHHEMLDSAEPGDNVGFNVRGVGKNDIRRGDVAGHTTNAPTVAKEFTAQIVVLQHPGVITVGYTPVFHCHTAQVACTFLELQKKLDPATGQVKEENPDFLKTGDAAFVVVKPTKPMVIEKIKDIPHMGRFAIRDMGQTVAAGMCIDLVPAK
- a CDS encoding elongation factor EF-2 — encoded protein: MSRRDKMISKIKELMYEPVYIRNIGIVAHIDHGKTTLSDNLLAGAGMISSELAGDQRFLDFDEQEQARGITIDAANVSMVHKYKEDDYLINLIDTPGHVDFGGDVTRAMRAVDGAVVVVCAVEGIMPQTETVLRQALKENVRPVLFINKVDRLINELKLDSEELQQRFVKIIASANKLISNMAPEELKKEWLVKVEDGSVAFGSAYHNWAINVDIMQKTGINFNDILDYCNEERQKELAEKVPLSDVLLGMVVEHLPSPNISQAYRVPSIWSGDIESEEGQGMINTDPDGPLAVMVTDVSIDKHAGEIATGRVYGGTLEKGTEIFFVGSHGKARTQQVGVYFGPERVNTDRVPAGNIVAITGARNAMAGETICDIDRKIEAFEGLEHISEPVVTVAVEAKNTKDLPKLIEVLRQVGKEDPTVKMKINEETGEHLVAGMGELHLEIITYRINEKGVEIETSEPIVVYRETIAGTAGPVEGKSPNKHNRFYLEIEPLDEALYQAIVDGDIKEGRVKGKELIPKFQEYGLPKDQARKVWDVYDKSIFVNMTRGIQYLDEIKELLLEGFESAMDDGPIAKERVMGIKIKLMDAKIHEDAVHRGPAQVLPAIRKAVYGAIMMAEPALLEPIQKVFINTPQDYMGSATREIQNRRGQIIDMSQEGDMSTVESTVPVAEMFGFAGDIRSATEGRCLWSTESAGFERLPRELQNTIIREIRQRKGLSDQPYGPDHYLG
- a CDS encoding 30S ribosomal protein S12, which encodes MPGLFAAKKLKKNRQNFRWKDTEYKRKALGLDIKADPLGGAPQARGIVIEKVGIEAKQPNSAIRKCVRVQLIKNGKQLTAFAPGDGAIGFIDEHDEVVIEGIGGPSGRSMGDIPGVRWKVTKVNNVALEQMVKGKIEKPVR
- a CDS encoding MarR family transcriptional regulator — protein: MKGVLTSISRVKEQILLISPEQHKKGLKGQIELNERQIMIMEYISTRGKITSAEIQNTFSISRQAAHKEIKKLLDMDLIEKKGESKATHYIFK
- a CDS encoding 50S ribosomal protein L30e, giving the protein MDVERGIRVAVDTGNVTLGSSKTIQALKLGKGKLVIIAENCPKEVTEDVMQYSKLSQIPVYTFQGTSVDLGSVCGKPFTVATMMVNDPGDSTILEIVG
- a CDS encoding 30S ribosomal protein S7; this encodes MSFKVFDSWELEEVTVEDLGLVNYICLDEIMVPHTMGRHVKRQFAKSRVSIVERLMNKIMRTHRNSGKKNKAYDIVKEALIVINQRTKENPLQTLVKAVENAAPREETTRIKYGGIGYQVAVDIAPQRRVDLAIGFITKGALQSAFKRKKSAGECLAEELLLAAEADTRSFSVGKKEEKERVARSAH